A section of the Candidatus Methylacidiphilales bacterium genome encodes:
- a CDS encoding type II toxin-antitoxin system VapB family antitoxin, with translation MATNVELDETLMKEAVSLGQRKSKRAAIQDALREYVQRRKQIKVTRLFGTIEYNKSYD, from the coding sequence ATGGCCACCAATGTTGAACTGGATGAAACTCTGATGAAAGAGGCTGTGTCACTGGGACAGCGCAAATCCAAACGGGCCGCTATTCAAGATGCGCTTCGCGAATATGTGCAACGGCGCAAACAAATCAAAGTCACACGCCTGTTCGGCACCATCGAATACAATAAGTCCTACGACTAA